The following are encoded together in the Robertmurraya sp. FSL R5-0851 genome:
- a CDS encoding DegT/DnrJ/EryC1/StrS family aminotransferase: MISSVKKSRIFLSPPHLSGNEAKYMQEAIETNWIAPLGPNVDAFEKELADYVGVNGAVAVSSGTAAIHLALSLLEVGKGDTVFCSSLTFVASANPILYQGAEPVFIDSEPDTWNMSPKALERALRDAKLHGRLPKAVIVVNLYGQSAKMDEIVTHCNEYEVPIIEDAAESLGASYKDIPSGTLGKFGVYSFNGNKIITTSGGGMLVSDDLEALNRARFLATQARDFAPHYQHSTMGYNYRMSNVLAGIGRGQLEVLKERVQARRSVFSKYQEELGHLPGIYFMPELKGTKSNRWLTALTINEIEAGVSVKDILDLMANENIEARPVWKPLHLQPLFRGMKYYSHHETYSVSDQLFESGICLPSGSNLTEEELIRIVDCIKSLNLGCEKVQQYG, from the coding sequence ATGATTTCTTCAGTTAAGAAAAGTCGAATTTTCCTATCGCCTCCTCATCTGTCAGGTAATGAAGCCAAGTATATGCAGGAGGCAATTGAAACGAATTGGATTGCCCCTTTAGGACCTAATGTGGATGCCTTTGAAAAAGAATTGGCCGATTACGTAGGAGTCAATGGAGCAGTTGCTGTTAGTTCAGGTACAGCTGCCATCCACTTGGCTCTTTCTTTATTAGAAGTAGGTAAAGGAGATACTGTATTTTGCTCCTCACTTACCTTTGTTGCAAGTGCAAACCCAATTCTATACCAAGGAGCAGAGCCAGTTTTTATTGACTCAGAGCCGGATACGTGGAACATGTCTCCGAAGGCACTTGAGAGAGCATTAAGGGATGCGAAACTTCATGGAAGGTTACCTAAGGCAGTTATTGTTGTCAATCTTTATGGTCAAAGTGCCAAAATGGATGAGATAGTAACTCATTGTAATGAATATGAGGTACCCATTATTGAGGATGCAGCAGAATCGTTAGGAGCTTCATACAAAGATATACCAAGTGGAACGCTTGGCAAGTTCGGAGTTTACTCCTTTAATGGGAACAAAATTATCACAACATCTGGCGGAGGTATGCTGGTTTCCGATGATTTAGAAGCCTTAAACCGAGCACGATTCTTAGCAACGCAAGCCCGAGACTTTGCCCCACATTATCAGCACAGCACGATGGGCTATAACTACCGAATGAGTAATGTTTTAGCGGGTATAGGTAGAGGACAATTAGAGGTTTTAAAAGAAAGAGTGCAAGCGAGGAGAAGTGTATTTTCTAAATATCAAGAAGAATTAGGACATTTACCTGGTATTTATTTTATGCCTGAATTGAAGGGTACCAAGTCCAACCGTTGGCTGACTGCTTTAACAATAAATGAAATAGAAGCAGGAGTTTCTGTAAAGGACATCTTGGACTTAATGGCTAATGAGAATATAGAAGCTCGACCTGTATGGAAACCACTCCATTTACAGCCTTTATTTAGAGGGATGAAATATTATTCACATCATGAAACCTATAGTGTGTCAGACCAATTATTTGAATCGGGGATTTGCCTCCCTTCAGGTTCAAATCTAACAGAAGAAGAACTGATTAGAATAGTAGATTGTATTAAATCCTTAAACCTAGGATGTGAAAAAGTACAACAATACGGATAA